The genome window GCTCCCGCGTACTTACATTTGCCAGTCCGCTGAGAAGGACGATACAGAGTTCCTGATCACCACTCTCACGGGTGAAGGATTGCCCTTCTGCAAGCAGTACCACCTGAAACCCAACATATTGCCAACCTGCAGACTCTGGAGTTACGTTTATAAGCGTGCCGTCTCCCTCCGAATCTACTGCCGGTTTCACGATACGTTCTGACATGCTGCACCCACTCCTTTCTGTGCCCCAAGCAATCTAGTATTTCCATCCAATAGAAAAACCGTCTGCAATAGGCTGAACTCCCTGAATTGTATGTTTACGGCGAAGCAGTCTGAGATTCCATCGTCATCCCGATGACCTCCCGCAGCTTAACAGGTCTTCCCTGTTCCATAGACATCCTTGCAGCCAGTGCAATCCGTTCAGCCTGAACCGCATCATGACCATCGACAGTAACGGGTGTATCATTCAGGATGGCTTCAATAAAAAGAGCTGTCTCCTGCACATAGGCCTCATTGTATCTTTCCAGAAAAAAGTGAAGTGGTTTATCCCTCATGAGCCCTGCCGCTGTACTAATCTCTGCCGTATTGGGATGATCGTTTGCAGCTGCTGCACTGCCCAATGAGCCAAACACTTCGACACGCTGATCATATCCATATACCGCTTGGCGGCTATTATCAATGACTCCGATGGCCCCATTTTCAAAGCTCATCGTCACAATTGCCGTGTCCACATCTCCATGCTCCGCAAAAACAGGGTGGATCAACACATTCCCTTGGGCATATACTTCCTCTACTTCACTTCCCGACAGATAACGTGCCATATCAAAATCGTGAATCATCATATCCATAAAAATTCCGCCAGACACCCGGATATACTCCGCGGGCGGCGGGCTCGGGTCCCGTGAAGTGATCTTGATGATATGCGGATCGCCGATCGTCCCGTCCTGCACGTGAGCACGCACCCGTTTGAAGTTGTGATCGAAACGACGGTTGAATCCGATTTGCAGCTTCACGCCAGCCTTTTGCACGGCTGCCACGGCCGCTTGGGTCTGAGCCAAATCCATACTGACCGGTTTCTCGCAGAAAATATGTTTGCCCGCTTGCGCCGCCAGTTCAATTAGCGGCACATGCGTATCCGTTGACGAGCAGATCAGCACGGCATCCACGTTCGGCATCGAGATAAGCTGACTGCTGTCTGTCGTTACGACAGGAATACCCCGCAAGGAGGCCCAAGCCTCCAGCTCAGGCCCTGCAAACAAATCACTGATTCCTACAATCTCGGCATGCGGGTTGCGCAGGAGATTGTCAGCATGAATTTTACCGATCCGTCCGGCACCGATAATCCCAATTCTCACTCTGTCCTTGCCCATTTCGTTATCCTCCCTGTCCCTGTGTTCGCCGCTATCGGATGAGGTCTTCCCCTTGGTCTGGGGTATACCTAAGTTGTTACCAACGGGCAGTCACCATCTTCTTGCGCGTATAGAATTCAACACCATCCGTACCGTTGGCGTGCAGGTCACCGTAGAAGGATTTCTTCCAGCCGGAAAAAGGGAAGAAGGCCATTGGCGCAGGTACTCCCAGGTTAATGCCAAGCATGCCTGCATCAATCGTTTCACGGAATTGTCGCATGCTCGCTCCGCTGCGGGTAAACAGGCACGCTCCGTTGGCAAAGTCAGAACGATTCGCCAGCTGGATTGCTTCCTCAAGCGTATCCACTCTTGCCACAGAGAGCACTGGTGCGAAGATCTCATCCTTCCAGATTTTCATGCTGCTCTGTACCTCATCAAATATTGTGGGTCCAACAAAGTAACCGGACTTGCTTACCGCTTCATCCTTCCGGCCATCGCGGATCAAGGCAGCGCCTTCCTGTTCTCCGGATTCGATGTAACTGAGAGTACGTTCTTTGTGCGGACCTCGAATTACCGGGCCGAGAAACACACCCTCATCCAAGCCATTGCCAATCGTGATGCGGTCGGCTGCTTCTACCAGCTTTTGAACCAACGTATCAGCCACATCACCAACGGCCACGACAACCGAGCAGGCCATGCAGCGTTCTCCGGCCGAGCCGAATGCCGCACTGGTGATCTCTTTCACCGTCAGGTCAAGATCGGCATCCGGCATGATGATCGAGTGATTTTTCGCACCAGCGAGCGCCTGCACCCGTTTTCCGTGTGCGGATGCGGTGGTGTAGACATATTCAGCTACAGGCTGTGATCCAACAAAAGAGATGGCTTGAACATCCTTATGTTCAAGCAGCCCGTTCACGACGTCATGCGCACCGTGAACGATGTTGAGCACGCCGTCCGGAAGCCCGGCTTCCTTGAACAGCTCAGCTAGTCGGCCTGCCAGCAGCGGTGTCCGCTCGGACGGCTTCAGGACAAAGGTATTCCCGCACGCAATCGCCAGCGGGAACATCCAGCACGGTACCATCATCGGGAAGTTGAAGGGAGTGATCCCTCCAATAACGCCGATTGGGTACCGATACATACCTGATTCCAGCCCGGTGGCGATATCGGGCAGCTGCTTGCCCATCATCAGATTCGGGGCACCTGCCGCGAATTCGACGCATTCAATGCCGCGCTGCACTTCCCCGTAGGCTTCGGCATAGCTTTTGCCGTTCTCCAGCGTGACCAGCCGGGCAAGTTCTTCCCAATGCTCCACCAGCAGTTGCTGGTAGCGGAACAATACACGCGCGCGGCGGGGAACCGGTGTGCTGCTCCAGGACGGGAATGCCTCTCTTGCTGTCTGAACGGCAAGATCCACGTCTGCCTGTTCCGACAGCGGCACGTATGCAATGATTTCCTCCGTAGCCGGATTCATGACCGGCTCGTTTCGGGTTGCTGCCGGGGCCACCCAGGCACCCCCGATCCAGTTTTGTACCATCGTCACTGTTGTAGACGCTTCCGAAATCCCTTTTCCCATAGCCCTGTCTCCCTTCGCTTATATGTGTTACAGCTATTCTATAGTGACTCAGGACAATGTAATCTCGCCCCGATTGCAGCGTTCGATATAATCATTCACCTGTTCTACCGTTGGCATCGCATCCGAGCAGCTGTGACTGGAGATGACGATACTTGCTGCCGCGCTGCCATACGCCATGCTGCGTTCAATCGTCCAGTTCTGCATTAAGCCGTACAGGAACCCTGCCGCATAGGAATCACCAGCTCCAAATGTCTTCACCACACGTGCTGGGTAACTGTCTGCACGATGGGATAGCCCCTCGCGGGTATAGGCAATGGAGCCATCCTTGCCATGCTTGATAACCACAATTTTGGCTGAAAAATCAAACCACTTTTGCGCGGTCACCTGATCGCTGTGCTGTGGATTGTGGTCAAACGTCTCCATCATATCGAATTCCTCACGGGTGCCCAGGATGATGTCGCATTTTTCGGCTGCAAGGTTGTAATACACTGCGGTTTCTTCCGCTGATGTCCAGGTGTAGGGACGATAATCGAGATCAAATACAATGACGGTTCCATGCTTTTTTGCATATGCTAGTGCCTGAAATACTGCTTCACGAGATGGGCTCTGGGCAAGAGCCGTTCCGGAAATCAGCAGCACCTTGGAGTCCGCGATCAGCTGCTCCTGTACCTCGCGCGCCTGTAACAGCAGATCAGCTACATGATCGCGGTACATCAGGATGCTGCAGTCGGTGGGACTTTTGATCTCGGTAAAAGCAAGCCCTGTCACCGCTCCTGTGTCATCAGTCACCACATTGGATGTATCAATTCCGTTGCGCTCCAGATAGCTCTGGATGAATCTGCCCATCTGGTCATTGGCGATTTTCCCGATAAAGGCTGTCTCCATGCCGAGCCTGGACATACCAATTGTAATATTGGCCGGAGATCCACCTACATATTTCGTAAACGTCATCGTCTCTTCCATCGGACGGTTGATCTCATTGGCGTTCAAATCAATGCACAGGCGACCGATTGCGGTAAAATCCATCTTCCTGGATGCAGGAAAGGAAACATAAACCATTGGTTCTGAACCCCTTTCTGTAATGGGATGGTGTTCCGGATTGAAGCTGCTGACCGATTCAGATAAAAATATGCTCTTCTTTCGGACTATATCTCTGTCTACATTGCACTATAGCTACGCGTATGTGAAAAGCACCTTCGTGATCTAACCTAGCGGTATGGAACTCCTATTGGCCCCCTGCTGGATCAGCTGGGCTGCCCAATTAATGAATTCATGTACAAGAGGGATCGTTTCGCATATTCATATGGATTATGAATGGCAGGATCCTGCTCGCCTTCAAGCATCGCCCAGCCATCATATCCCCGCTCAATCAATTCCAGCAGAATCGGTGCAAAATCAATGCATCCATCTCCAGGTACGGTAAACACCCCTTTGCGAATGCAGCCAACAAAATCCGATTTCGCTGCCCGTGCCTCATCCAGTACATCCGGACGAATATCTTTGAGGTGGATATAGGCAATCCGGTCATAATGCTTACGCAGCAAAGCGAGTGGATCGGCCCCGCCGTAGTAGGCATGACCCGTGTCATAGAGCAAGTAAACAAGGGAAGGATCGGTCAACTCCATTAATCGGTCGATCTCCTCCGGCTGTTCCACAACTGTGCCGCCATGGTGATGGTACGTCAGTTTCAGTCCATATTCCCGTGCAATGGCTCCAGCTTCGTTCAACCCTTCAGCAAGGATGTGCCACTCCGATTCGCTGAGTCTTAGCACTTCCTTCTCATGTGGAGTCCGCCGGGGATCAAAATGCAGGGAACCCCCTACCTCTGCTGTACTAATGACTGTACTGCCCATCAATTGCAGAAATTCCGCGTGTCTGCGGTAGCTGTCCAGCTCTGATTTTCGATAAGCCGGGTCAGAGAGCAGTACCGATTTCCACTGGGAAACAAGACGAATATTGCGCTTGCCTAGCTCCTCACGCAATGCGGCTGAATCCGTCGGATATTTGCGCCCCATCTCCGTACCTGTCAGTCCGAGTCGTTGAATATCATCCAAAATCTGCTCACATGTGGTGTTATCTCCATGCTCCTTCACATCCTCCCCAACCCAGTTGATCGGATGAATCCCGAGCTGAAATGGCAGCTTATTCATTGCTCCACGTCTCCTTTTTTTGAGTCAGCATCATGCACAATCAGATACACTGTACTGAATTAAATGGGCTTTGCTTTGGCACGGCTAGCTTGCATTGCATGGTGAGCACTAACCACTTTCTCTTCCGTCGATACTTCCGGCACACCAACATTCCACCAGGATTCATATCCTCCTGCGTTGGTTCCCGGTACAACCGGAATCTCGATAAGGGTAGTTATGCTCTCATTCCGCGCATCCCTGAGTGCCTGCTCCAGCTGCTCTGCCGTTTCCGCTCGATATGCTTTTGCTCCCAGACTCCGGGCATGTGCTGCAAAATCCATCGGCATGTAATCCCCTGTCAGACGTCCACTCTCCGATTCCCTGTAGCGAAACTCGTTGCCGAACCCGTCACTGCCGTGCTCACGCTGCAAATTATGAATGCACTGGAAGCCATTGTTGTTGAATAGCAAAATAGTGAACTTCTTTTGTTCCTGCAGGCTGGTCACCAGCTCGGAATGCAGCATCAGGTAACTGCCGTCACCAACCATGGCATATACTTCCCGATCCGGCTCAGCAAGCGCTGCTCCGAACGCACCGCTCACCTCATACCCCATACAGGAGAAGCCGTATTCCATGTGATACGTCTTCGGTGCTGCTGCTCGCCACAGGCGATGCAAATCTCCGGGTAAGCTCCCCGCCGCACACACGATGACGGAAGCTGGATCGATGGTCCGATTAATGACTCCAACGGCGGTGGTCTGTGCCAATCCGGCTTCGTGCTTTAGTTCATACAGCCGATCCACTTCACGATTCCATTCATCTCGCAGATCAGCAATATCGGATGGACCGTAGCCGCTAAGGTAGCCCCGTTCCTGCAGTGCCGTTTGCAGGGCTTGCAGACCTTCCCGTGCATCTGCCAGAATGGCTTCCCCGCCGAGCTTGGCTGCATCCATGCCGTTCAGGTTGATGTTGATAAATGTCACCTCTGGATGCTGAAAAGCGGACCGGGACGCCGTCGTGAAATCCGAGAACCGGGTGCC of Paenibacillus pabuli contains these proteins:
- the iolG gene encoding inositol 2-dehydrogenase, with the translated sequence MGKDRVRIGIIGAGRIGKIHADNLLRNPHAEIVGISDLFAGPELEAWASLRGIPVVTTDSSQLISMPNVDAVLICSSTDTHVPLIELAAQAGKHIFCEKPVSMDLAQTQAAVAAVQKAGVKLQIGFNRRFDHNFKRVRAHVQDGTIGDPHIIKITSRDPSPPPAEYIRVSGGIFMDMMIHDFDMARYLSGSEVEEVYAQGNVLIHPVFAEHGDVDTAIVTMSFENGAIGVIDNSRQAVYGYDQRVEVFGSLGSAAAANDHPNTAEISTAAGLMRDKPLHFFLERYNEAYVQETALFIEAILNDTPVTVDGHDAVQAERIALAARMSMEQGRPVKLREVIGMTMESQTASP
- a CDS encoding CoA-acylating methylmalonate-semialdehyde dehydrogenase; translated protein: MGKGISEASTTVTMVQNWIGGAWVAPAATRNEPVMNPATEEIIAYVPLSEQADVDLAVQTAREAFPSWSSTPVPRRARVLFRYQQLLVEHWEELARLVTLENGKSYAEAYGEVQRGIECVEFAAGAPNLMMGKQLPDIATGLESGMYRYPIGVIGGITPFNFPMMVPCWMFPLAIACGNTFVLKPSERTPLLAGRLAELFKEAGLPDGVLNIVHGAHDVVNGLLEHKDVQAISFVGSQPVAEYVYTTASAHGKRVQALAGAKNHSIIMPDADLDLTVKEITSAAFGSAGERCMACSVVVAVGDVADTLVQKLVEAADRITIGNGLDEGVFLGPVIRGPHKERTLSYIESGEQEGAALIRDGRKDEAVSKSGYFVGPTIFDEVQSSMKIWKDEIFAPVLSVARVDTLEEAIQLANRSDFANGACLFTRSGASMRQFRETIDAGMLGINLGVPAPMAFFPFSGWKKSFYGDLHANGTDGVEFYTRKKMVTARW
- the iolC gene encoding 5-dehydro-2-deoxygluconokinase: MVYVSFPASRKMDFTAIGRLCIDLNANEINRPMEETMTFTKYVGGSPANITIGMSRLGMETAFIGKIANDQMGRFIQSYLERNGIDTSNVVTDDTGAVTGLAFTEIKSPTDCSILMYRDHVADLLLQAREVQEQLIADSKVLLISGTALAQSPSREAVFQALAYAKKHGTVIVFDLDYRPYTWTSAEETAVYYNLAAEKCDIILGTREEFDMMETFDHNPQHSDQVTAQKWFDFSAKIVVIKHGKDGSIAYTREGLSHRADSYPARVVKTFGAGDSYAAGFLYGLMQNWTIERSMAYGSAAASIVISSHSCSDAMPTVEQVNDYIERCNRGEITLS
- the iolE gene encoding myo-inosose-2 dehydratase, translating into MNKLPFQLGIHPINWVGEDVKEHGDNTTCEQILDDIQRLGLTGTEMGRKYPTDSAALREELGKRNIRLVSQWKSVLLSDPAYRKSELDSYRRHAEFLQLMGSTVISTAEVGGSLHFDPRRTPHEKEVLRLSESEWHILAEGLNEAGAIAREYGLKLTYHHHGGTVVEQPEEIDRLMELTDPSLVYLLYDTGHAYYGGADPLALLRKHYDRIAYIHLKDIRPDVLDEARAAKSDFVGCIRKGVFTVPGDGCIDFAPILLELIERGYDGWAMLEGEQDPAIHNPYEYAKRSLLYMNSLIGQPS
- the iolD gene encoding 3D-(3,5/4)-trihydroxycyclohexane-1,2-dione acylhydrolase (decyclizing), which codes for MTTIRLTMAQALLRYLDQQYISVDGVETKFVKGVIGIFGHGNVTGIGEALERSSGSLTYMQGKNEQGMVHTAAAYAKQKNRRQIYACTTSIGPGALNMITAAATATVNRIPVLLLPGDNFATREPDPVLQQLEVSSDYTVSATDPFKAVSKYWDRIVRPEQLMIAVTQAMRVLTDPAETGAVTLALPQDVQAEAYDYPEAFFARKVHYLDRRPPVQAAIERAAEQLARGRKPLLVAGGGVLYSEASTQLAAFAEAFGIPVAETQAGKSALSWDHPLNVGAIGVTGSLAANRIAREADVVIGVGTRFSDFTTASRSAFQHPEVTFININLNGMDAAKLGGEAILADAREGLQALQTALQERGYLSGYGPSDIADLRDEWNREVDRLYELKHEAGLAQTTAVGVINRTIDPASVIVCAAGSLPGDLHRLWRAAAPKTYHMEYGFSCMGYEVSGAFGAALAEPDREVYAMVGDGSYLMLHSELVTSLQEQKKFTILLFNNNGFQCIHNLQREHGSDGFGNEFRYRESESGRLTGDYMPMDFAAHARSLGAKAYRAETAEQLEQALRDARNESITTLIEIPVVPGTNAGGYESWWNVGVPEVSTEEKVVSAHHAMQASRAKAKPI